One stretch of Anguilla anguilla isolate fAngAng1 chromosome 5, fAngAng1.pri, whole genome shotgun sequence DNA includes these proteins:
- the plk4 gene encoding serine/threonine-protein kinase PLK4 isoform X2, with translation MSTSIGNKIEDFKVLTLLGRGSFACVYRAKSTNTGLEVAIKMIDKKAMHKAGMVQRVSNEVEIQCRLKHPSILELYNYFEDSNYVYLVLEMCHNGEMSRYLKDRKKPFSEDEARHFMHQIVKGMLYLHTHGIMHRDLTLSNLLLTSSMNVKIADFGLATQLKLPSEKHFTMCGTPNYISPEVATHSAHGLESDVWALGCMFYAFLTGRPPFDTDTVKNTLSRVVLGEYDMPAHASRHAQDLIHQLLRRNPADRPSLAAVLDHPFMTNRGGGGARDGPASAASEGSMDSGIATIATASSSGGSRLYQRARHVVGPTLPNRLAPVPAEPRRPCDSGCEGGGERWPRTNSLPRGGRGRASQRGADEERPRSRYLRKAHSSVSPNSSGVMSQDVLQGAMERCRSVEVLADSGRQAFLPAPSYTDPARDQGSPPRTKTAHSGSFRPSHPSLQFSKQTEPEGVSRWFSKEGPTRGPTDTSAHSNSGSFHGGREPLVAHNSWGDNQRSGGGNPAHSVPQTISRAYKENAGGAIESHAPFPERGLPSSKDQPRGAPEKRPYKNTLPALCAVRLKPIRQKTKNAVVSILETGEVCMEMLKGHGSQERVREVLRISCDGSAVTIYQPNEGMGFPLQDRPPTPPEDLFICSREDLPEKYWKKYHYASKFVQLVKSKTPKVTLYTKHGKCVLMENSPNADLEVSFYDGAKTHRTAELVRVVESSGKSYTVKGEVGLNGLSPTSRAYMELTDEGHHMCLAIEAAIASEEQRTGSSTPFFPITIGRRPPKADSPSPSSQNAPGWRPPAVSDVEQVCSSPPTQSPHITPSMISYDGSDFTTASLMKNTSPSAQKGHASSTGKVLKSVFVPNIGWASQLTSGEVWVQFNDGSQLVVQAGVSSIIYTSPDGRTTSYKENEKLPEHVKEKLHCLSSILGLLASPAGRR, from the exons ATGAGTACTTCAATCGGCAATAAAATCGAG GATTTCAAGGTTCTTACCTTGCTCGGAAGAGgctcatttgcatgtgtgtatagaGCGAAATCTACCAACACGGGGTTGGAGGTGGCAATCAAAATG ATCGATAAGAAGGCGATGCACAAGGCCGGCATGGTCCAGCGGGTCAGTAACGAGGTGGAGATCCAGTGTCGCCTGAAGCACCCGTCGATATTGGAG CTGTATAACTACTTTGAGGACAGTAACTACGTGtacctggtcctggagatgtGTCACAATGGGGAGATGAGCCGGTACCTGAAGGACAGGAAGAAGCCCTTCTCAGAGGACGAAG CACGCCACTTCATGCACCAGATAGTGAAGGGCATGCTGTACCTGCACACGCACGGCATCATGCACCGGGACCTGACGCTGTCCAACCTGCTGCTCACCAGCAGCATGAACGTGAAGATCGCCGACTTCGGCCTGGCCACCCAGCTGAAGCTGCCCAGCGAGAAGCACTTCACCATGTGCGGCACGCCCAACTACATCTCGCCCGAGGTGGCCACGCACAGCGCCCACGGCCTGGAGTCGGACGTGTGGGCGCTGGGCTGCATGTTCTACGCCTTCCTGACGGGCCGGCCGCCCTTTGACACGGACACGGTGAAGAACACGCTCAGCCGCGTGGTGCTGGGCGAGTACGATATGCCCGCGCACGCGTCCCGCCACGCCCAGGACCTCATCCACCAGCTGCTGCGCCGCAACCCCGCCGACCGGCCCAGCCTGGCCGCCGTGCTCGACCACCCCTTCATGACCAAccgcggcgggggcggggcccgggacGGGCCGGCGTCGGCCGCGTCGGAGGGCTCCATGGACAGCGGCATCGCCACCATCGCCACGGCCTCCAGCAGCGGGGGCAGCCGGCTCTACCAGAGGGCCCGGCACGTGGTGGGGCCCACCCTGCCCAACCGCCTGGCCCCCGTCCCGGCCGAACCCCGGCGGCCCTGCGACTCGGGGtgcgagggcgggggggagcgCTGGCCCCGCACCAACAGCCTGCCCAGGGGGGGCCGCGGGAGGGCGTCCCAGAGGGGGGCGGACGAGGAGAGGCCCCGCTCCCGATACCTGAGGAAGGCCCACTCCTCTGTCTCGCCCAACTCCTCGGGCGTGATGTCGCAGGacgtcctgcagggggcgatggAGAGGTGCCGCTCTGTGGAGGTGCTGGCTGATTCGGGGAGGCAGGCCTTTCTCCCGGCCCCCAGCTACACAGACCCCGCGCGGGACCAGGGTTCCCCCCCACGCACCAAAACCGCACA CTCCGGATCCTTCCGCCCCTCTCACCCGTCCCTGCAGTTCAGCAAGCAGACAGAGCCGGAGGGAGTCTCACGCTGGTTTAGTAAAGAAG GACCAACCAGAGGACCCACAGACACGAGCGCCCATAGCAACAGTGGCAGTTTCCATGGCGGCCGGGAGCCCTTGGTAGCGCATAACTCTTGGGGTGACAACCAGAGGAGCGGGGGTGGGAACCCCGCCCACAGCGTCCCCCAGACCATCTCCAGGGCCTACAAGGAGAATGCGGGAGGAGCCATCGAGAGCCACGCCCCTTTCCCTGAACGCGGCCTCCCCTCCTCTAAAGACCAGCCGCGGGGCGCCCCAGAGAAACGGCCCTACAAGAACACGCTCCCCGCCCTGTGTGCCGTCCGCCTGAAGCCCATCAGACAGAAGACCAAAAACGCTGTG GTGAGCATTCTGGAGACGGGGGAGGTGTGCATGGAGATGCTGAAGGGCCACGGGTCTCAGGAGCGGGTCAGAGAGGTGCTCCGGATATCGTGCGATGGGTCAGCG GTCACCATCTATCAGCCGAATGAGGGCATGGGCTTCCCCCTGCAggaccgcccccccacccctcctgaaGACCTCTTCATCTGCAGTCGTGAGGATTTGCCAG AGAAGTACTGGAAGAAGTACCATTATGCCTCGAAGTTTGTGCAGCTGGTTAAATCGAAGACCCCAAAAGTTACGCTTTACACAAAGCATGGCAAGTGTGTTCTGATGGAGAACTCGCCCAACGCTGACCTGGAGGTGTCTTTCTACGACG GTGCGAAGACTCACAGGACGGCGGAGCTGGTGCGCGTGGTGGAGAGCTCAGGGAAGTCCTACACAGtgaagggggaggtggggctaaACGGCCTCAGCCCCACCAGCAGGGCCTACATGGAGCTCACCGATGAG GGCCACCACATGTGTCTGGCCATCGAAGCCGCCATCGCCTCAGAGGAGCAGCGGACGGGCTCCTCCACGCCGTTCTTCCCCATCACCATCGGCAG GAGGCCGCCCAAGGCTGACTCCCCCAGCCCGTCTTCCCAGAACGCACCGGGGTGGAGACCTCCCGCCGTTTCTGATGTAGAGCAGGTCTGCTCTTCCCCCCCTACCCAGTCCCCCCACATCACTCCCTCG ATGATTTCCTACGACGGGTCGGACTTCACTACTGCCAGCCTGATGAAGAACACCTCCCCGTCTGCCCAGAAAGGGCACGCCTCCAGCACCGGCAAGGTGCTCAAGTCTGTGTTTGTGCCCAACATCGGCTGGGCCTCACAG CTGACCAGTGGGGAGGTCTGGGTGCAGTTCAATGACGGGTCACAGCTGGTGGTACAGGCTGGAGTTTCCTCCATTATTTACACGTCACCCGACGGACGCACCACCAG TTACAAAGAGAACGAGAAACTTCCGGAACACGTGAAGGAGAAGCTGCACTGCCTGTCGTCCATCCTGGGGCTGTTGGCCAGTCCTGCAGGGCGGCGCTAG
- the plk4 gene encoding serine/threonine-protein kinase PLK4 isoform X1, translating to MVGRVLHYFLKNLRSKCKIADDGDKVFAETQQLRIEDFKVLTLLGRGSFACVYRAKSTNTGLEVAIKMIDKKAMHKAGMVQRVSNEVEIQCRLKHPSILELYNYFEDSNYVYLVLEMCHNGEMSRYLKDRKKPFSEDEARHFMHQIVKGMLYLHTHGIMHRDLTLSNLLLTSSMNVKIADFGLATQLKLPSEKHFTMCGTPNYISPEVATHSAHGLESDVWALGCMFYAFLTGRPPFDTDTVKNTLSRVVLGEYDMPAHASRHAQDLIHQLLRRNPADRPSLAAVLDHPFMTNRGGGGARDGPASAASEGSMDSGIATIATASSSGGSRLYQRARHVVGPTLPNRLAPVPAEPRRPCDSGCEGGGERWPRTNSLPRGGRGRASQRGADEERPRSRYLRKAHSSVSPNSSGVMSQDVLQGAMERCRSVEVLADSGRQAFLPAPSYTDPARDQGSPPRTKTAHSGSFRPSHPSLQFSKQTEPEGVSRWFSKEGPTRGPTDTSAHSNSGSFHGGREPLVAHNSWGDNQRSGGGNPAHSVPQTISRAYKENAGGAIESHAPFPERGLPSSKDQPRGAPEKRPYKNTLPALCAVRLKPIRQKTKNAVVSILETGEVCMEMLKGHGSQERVREVLRISCDGSAVTIYQPNEGMGFPLQDRPPTPPEDLFICSREDLPEKYWKKYHYASKFVQLVKSKTPKVTLYTKHGKCVLMENSPNADLEVSFYDGAKTHRTAELVRVVESSGKSYTVKGEVGLNGLSPTSRAYMELTDEGHHMCLAIEAAIASEEQRTGSSTPFFPITIGRRPPKADSPSPSSQNAPGWRPPAVSDVEQVCSSPPTQSPHITPSMISYDGSDFTTASLMKNTSPSAQKGHASSTGKVLKSVFVPNIGWASQLTSGEVWVQFNDGSQLVVQAGVSSIIYTSPDGRTTSYKENEKLPEHVKEKLHCLSSILGLLASPAGRR from the exons ATGGTCGGGCGAGTTcttcattactttttaaaaaatctgaggAGCAAATGCAAAATAGCAGACGATGGTGATAAAGTATTTGCTGAAACGCAGCAACTCAGGATCGAG GATTTCAAGGTTCTTACCTTGCTCGGAAGAGgctcatttgcatgtgtgtatagaGCGAAATCTACCAACACGGGGTTGGAGGTGGCAATCAAAATG ATCGATAAGAAGGCGATGCACAAGGCCGGCATGGTCCAGCGGGTCAGTAACGAGGTGGAGATCCAGTGTCGCCTGAAGCACCCGTCGATATTGGAG CTGTATAACTACTTTGAGGACAGTAACTACGTGtacctggtcctggagatgtGTCACAATGGGGAGATGAGCCGGTACCTGAAGGACAGGAAGAAGCCCTTCTCAGAGGACGAAG CACGCCACTTCATGCACCAGATAGTGAAGGGCATGCTGTACCTGCACACGCACGGCATCATGCACCGGGACCTGACGCTGTCCAACCTGCTGCTCACCAGCAGCATGAACGTGAAGATCGCCGACTTCGGCCTGGCCACCCAGCTGAAGCTGCCCAGCGAGAAGCACTTCACCATGTGCGGCACGCCCAACTACATCTCGCCCGAGGTGGCCACGCACAGCGCCCACGGCCTGGAGTCGGACGTGTGGGCGCTGGGCTGCATGTTCTACGCCTTCCTGACGGGCCGGCCGCCCTTTGACACGGACACGGTGAAGAACACGCTCAGCCGCGTGGTGCTGGGCGAGTACGATATGCCCGCGCACGCGTCCCGCCACGCCCAGGACCTCATCCACCAGCTGCTGCGCCGCAACCCCGCCGACCGGCCCAGCCTGGCCGCCGTGCTCGACCACCCCTTCATGACCAAccgcggcgggggcggggcccgggacGGGCCGGCGTCGGCCGCGTCGGAGGGCTCCATGGACAGCGGCATCGCCACCATCGCCACGGCCTCCAGCAGCGGGGGCAGCCGGCTCTACCAGAGGGCCCGGCACGTGGTGGGGCCCACCCTGCCCAACCGCCTGGCCCCCGTCCCGGCCGAACCCCGGCGGCCCTGCGACTCGGGGtgcgagggcgggggggagcgCTGGCCCCGCACCAACAGCCTGCCCAGGGGGGGCCGCGGGAGGGCGTCCCAGAGGGGGGCGGACGAGGAGAGGCCCCGCTCCCGATACCTGAGGAAGGCCCACTCCTCTGTCTCGCCCAACTCCTCGGGCGTGATGTCGCAGGacgtcctgcagggggcgatggAGAGGTGCCGCTCTGTGGAGGTGCTGGCTGATTCGGGGAGGCAGGCCTTTCTCCCGGCCCCCAGCTACACAGACCCCGCGCGGGACCAGGGTTCCCCCCCACGCACCAAAACCGCACA CTCCGGATCCTTCCGCCCCTCTCACCCGTCCCTGCAGTTCAGCAAGCAGACAGAGCCGGAGGGAGTCTCACGCTGGTTTAGTAAAGAAG GACCAACCAGAGGACCCACAGACACGAGCGCCCATAGCAACAGTGGCAGTTTCCATGGCGGCCGGGAGCCCTTGGTAGCGCATAACTCTTGGGGTGACAACCAGAGGAGCGGGGGTGGGAACCCCGCCCACAGCGTCCCCCAGACCATCTCCAGGGCCTACAAGGAGAATGCGGGAGGAGCCATCGAGAGCCACGCCCCTTTCCCTGAACGCGGCCTCCCCTCCTCTAAAGACCAGCCGCGGGGCGCCCCAGAGAAACGGCCCTACAAGAACACGCTCCCCGCCCTGTGTGCCGTCCGCCTGAAGCCCATCAGACAGAAGACCAAAAACGCTGTG GTGAGCATTCTGGAGACGGGGGAGGTGTGCATGGAGATGCTGAAGGGCCACGGGTCTCAGGAGCGGGTCAGAGAGGTGCTCCGGATATCGTGCGATGGGTCAGCG GTCACCATCTATCAGCCGAATGAGGGCATGGGCTTCCCCCTGCAggaccgcccccccacccctcctgaaGACCTCTTCATCTGCAGTCGTGAGGATTTGCCAG AGAAGTACTGGAAGAAGTACCATTATGCCTCGAAGTTTGTGCAGCTGGTTAAATCGAAGACCCCAAAAGTTACGCTTTACACAAAGCATGGCAAGTGTGTTCTGATGGAGAACTCGCCCAACGCTGACCTGGAGGTGTCTTTCTACGACG GTGCGAAGACTCACAGGACGGCGGAGCTGGTGCGCGTGGTGGAGAGCTCAGGGAAGTCCTACACAGtgaagggggaggtggggctaaACGGCCTCAGCCCCACCAGCAGGGCCTACATGGAGCTCACCGATGAG GGCCACCACATGTGTCTGGCCATCGAAGCCGCCATCGCCTCAGAGGAGCAGCGGACGGGCTCCTCCACGCCGTTCTTCCCCATCACCATCGGCAG GAGGCCGCCCAAGGCTGACTCCCCCAGCCCGTCTTCCCAGAACGCACCGGGGTGGAGACCTCCCGCCGTTTCTGATGTAGAGCAGGTCTGCTCTTCCCCCCCTACCCAGTCCCCCCACATCACTCCCTCG ATGATTTCCTACGACGGGTCGGACTTCACTACTGCCAGCCTGATGAAGAACACCTCCCCGTCTGCCCAGAAAGGGCACGCCTCCAGCACCGGCAAGGTGCTCAAGTCTGTGTTTGTGCCCAACATCGGCTGGGCCTCACAG CTGACCAGTGGGGAGGTCTGGGTGCAGTTCAATGACGGGTCACAGCTGGTGGTACAGGCTGGAGTTTCCTCCATTATTTACACGTCACCCGACGGACGCACCACCAG TTACAAAGAGAACGAGAAACTTCCGGAACACGTGAAGGAGAAGCTGCACTGCCTGTCGTCCATCCTGGGGCTGTTGGCCAGTCCTGCAGGGCGGCGCTAG
- the plk4 gene encoding serine/threonine-protein kinase PLK4 isoform X3 encodes MIDKKAMHKAGMVQRVSNEVEIQCRLKHPSILELYNYFEDSNYVYLVLEMCHNGEMSRYLKDRKKPFSEDEARHFMHQIVKGMLYLHTHGIMHRDLTLSNLLLTSSMNVKIADFGLATQLKLPSEKHFTMCGTPNYISPEVATHSAHGLESDVWALGCMFYAFLTGRPPFDTDTVKNTLSRVVLGEYDMPAHASRHAQDLIHQLLRRNPADRPSLAAVLDHPFMTNRGGGGARDGPASAASEGSMDSGIATIATASSSGGSRLYQRARHVVGPTLPNRLAPVPAEPRRPCDSGCEGGGERWPRTNSLPRGGRGRASQRGADEERPRSRYLRKAHSSVSPNSSGVMSQDVLQGAMERCRSVEVLADSGRQAFLPAPSYTDPARDQGSPPRTKTAHSGSFRPSHPSLQFSKQTEPEGVSRWFSKEGPTRGPTDTSAHSNSGSFHGGREPLVAHNSWGDNQRSGGGNPAHSVPQTISRAYKENAGGAIESHAPFPERGLPSSKDQPRGAPEKRPYKNTLPALCAVRLKPIRQKTKNAVVSILETGEVCMEMLKGHGSQERVREVLRISCDGSAVTIYQPNEGMGFPLQDRPPTPPEDLFICSREDLPEKYWKKYHYASKFVQLVKSKTPKVTLYTKHGKCVLMENSPNADLEVSFYDGAKTHRTAELVRVVESSGKSYTVKGEVGLNGLSPTSRAYMELTDEGHHMCLAIEAAIASEEQRTGSSTPFFPITIGRRPPKADSPSPSSQNAPGWRPPAVSDVEQVCSSPPTQSPHITPSMISYDGSDFTTASLMKNTSPSAQKGHASSTGKVLKSVFVPNIGWASQLTSGEVWVQFNDGSQLVVQAGVSSIIYTSPDGRTTSYKENEKLPEHVKEKLHCLSSILGLLASPAGRR; translated from the exons ATG ATCGATAAGAAGGCGATGCACAAGGCCGGCATGGTCCAGCGGGTCAGTAACGAGGTGGAGATCCAGTGTCGCCTGAAGCACCCGTCGATATTGGAG CTGTATAACTACTTTGAGGACAGTAACTACGTGtacctggtcctggagatgtGTCACAATGGGGAGATGAGCCGGTACCTGAAGGACAGGAAGAAGCCCTTCTCAGAGGACGAAG CACGCCACTTCATGCACCAGATAGTGAAGGGCATGCTGTACCTGCACACGCACGGCATCATGCACCGGGACCTGACGCTGTCCAACCTGCTGCTCACCAGCAGCATGAACGTGAAGATCGCCGACTTCGGCCTGGCCACCCAGCTGAAGCTGCCCAGCGAGAAGCACTTCACCATGTGCGGCACGCCCAACTACATCTCGCCCGAGGTGGCCACGCACAGCGCCCACGGCCTGGAGTCGGACGTGTGGGCGCTGGGCTGCATGTTCTACGCCTTCCTGACGGGCCGGCCGCCCTTTGACACGGACACGGTGAAGAACACGCTCAGCCGCGTGGTGCTGGGCGAGTACGATATGCCCGCGCACGCGTCCCGCCACGCCCAGGACCTCATCCACCAGCTGCTGCGCCGCAACCCCGCCGACCGGCCCAGCCTGGCCGCCGTGCTCGACCACCCCTTCATGACCAAccgcggcgggggcggggcccgggacGGGCCGGCGTCGGCCGCGTCGGAGGGCTCCATGGACAGCGGCATCGCCACCATCGCCACGGCCTCCAGCAGCGGGGGCAGCCGGCTCTACCAGAGGGCCCGGCACGTGGTGGGGCCCACCCTGCCCAACCGCCTGGCCCCCGTCCCGGCCGAACCCCGGCGGCCCTGCGACTCGGGGtgcgagggcgggggggagcgCTGGCCCCGCACCAACAGCCTGCCCAGGGGGGGCCGCGGGAGGGCGTCCCAGAGGGGGGCGGACGAGGAGAGGCCCCGCTCCCGATACCTGAGGAAGGCCCACTCCTCTGTCTCGCCCAACTCCTCGGGCGTGATGTCGCAGGacgtcctgcagggggcgatggAGAGGTGCCGCTCTGTGGAGGTGCTGGCTGATTCGGGGAGGCAGGCCTTTCTCCCGGCCCCCAGCTACACAGACCCCGCGCGGGACCAGGGTTCCCCCCCACGCACCAAAACCGCACA CTCCGGATCCTTCCGCCCCTCTCACCCGTCCCTGCAGTTCAGCAAGCAGACAGAGCCGGAGGGAGTCTCACGCTGGTTTAGTAAAGAAG GACCAACCAGAGGACCCACAGACACGAGCGCCCATAGCAACAGTGGCAGTTTCCATGGCGGCCGGGAGCCCTTGGTAGCGCATAACTCTTGGGGTGACAACCAGAGGAGCGGGGGTGGGAACCCCGCCCACAGCGTCCCCCAGACCATCTCCAGGGCCTACAAGGAGAATGCGGGAGGAGCCATCGAGAGCCACGCCCCTTTCCCTGAACGCGGCCTCCCCTCCTCTAAAGACCAGCCGCGGGGCGCCCCAGAGAAACGGCCCTACAAGAACACGCTCCCCGCCCTGTGTGCCGTCCGCCTGAAGCCCATCAGACAGAAGACCAAAAACGCTGTG GTGAGCATTCTGGAGACGGGGGAGGTGTGCATGGAGATGCTGAAGGGCCACGGGTCTCAGGAGCGGGTCAGAGAGGTGCTCCGGATATCGTGCGATGGGTCAGCG GTCACCATCTATCAGCCGAATGAGGGCATGGGCTTCCCCCTGCAggaccgcccccccacccctcctgaaGACCTCTTCATCTGCAGTCGTGAGGATTTGCCAG AGAAGTACTGGAAGAAGTACCATTATGCCTCGAAGTTTGTGCAGCTGGTTAAATCGAAGACCCCAAAAGTTACGCTTTACACAAAGCATGGCAAGTGTGTTCTGATGGAGAACTCGCCCAACGCTGACCTGGAGGTGTCTTTCTACGACG GTGCGAAGACTCACAGGACGGCGGAGCTGGTGCGCGTGGTGGAGAGCTCAGGGAAGTCCTACACAGtgaagggggaggtggggctaaACGGCCTCAGCCCCACCAGCAGGGCCTACATGGAGCTCACCGATGAG GGCCACCACATGTGTCTGGCCATCGAAGCCGCCATCGCCTCAGAGGAGCAGCGGACGGGCTCCTCCACGCCGTTCTTCCCCATCACCATCGGCAG GAGGCCGCCCAAGGCTGACTCCCCCAGCCCGTCTTCCCAGAACGCACCGGGGTGGAGACCTCCCGCCGTTTCTGATGTAGAGCAGGTCTGCTCTTCCCCCCCTACCCAGTCCCCCCACATCACTCCCTCG ATGATTTCCTACGACGGGTCGGACTTCACTACTGCCAGCCTGATGAAGAACACCTCCCCGTCTGCCCAGAAAGGGCACGCCTCCAGCACCGGCAAGGTGCTCAAGTCTGTGTTTGTGCCCAACATCGGCTGGGCCTCACAG CTGACCAGTGGGGAGGTCTGGGTGCAGTTCAATGACGGGTCACAGCTGGTGGTACAGGCTGGAGTTTCCTCCATTATTTACACGTCACCCGACGGACGCACCACCAG TTACAAAGAGAACGAGAAACTTCCGGAACACGTGAAGGAGAAGCTGCACTGCCTGTCGTCCATCCTGGGGCTGTTGGCCAGTCCTGCAGGGCGGCGCTAG
- the si:dkey-21a6.5 gene encoding proprotein convertase subtilisin/kexin type 5, with protein MKAVFSLIRSDRTNMRNMGRNLETFAVVTAVCFIGVVVGQTTLAPAVTNSTVDANVTMTTPVTLTPTVSACSAFNVSTCEVCSPGSYYDNETLLCSCCPESGLCLQPEACPACERGSYQPLSGQLHCLPCRQGSYSNVTGSSTCQSCPAGSFANTTGSETCRNCSAGFYSLGPNATSCEPCPQGTFCNSSRCPMCQLCPVGTETLQAASKECTPCRPGMHKAARQTMCQICTSGFYQIRWGQESCNICPENHYCPSPDVNPIQCPNDAFCPEGSIAPGYCMETFFRKAGENCELAPVTIALLVIAGGILVLMAVLLVLRRRRDSDGELSLSRAPLLQKDRPPSRFYAMPGESEPVYAGW; from the exons ATGAAGGCTGTGTTCTCCCTCATCCGCAGTGATCGGACAAATATGCGGAACATGGGACGAAATCTGGAGACGTTCGCCGTGGTTACCGCCGTTTGCTTTATAG gTGTGGTGGTTGGCCAGACCACGCTCGCCCCCGCCGTGACGAACTCCACGGTGGACGCGAATGTGACGATGACCACGCCCGTCACGCTCACCCCCACCGTCTCCGCCTGCTCTGCCTTCAACGTGTCTACCTGTGAGGTGTGCTCCCCAGGATCCTACTATGACAACG aaACGCTGCTGTGCTCGTGCTGCCCGGAGTCGGGCCTGTGCCTGCAGCCCGAGGCCTGCCCGGCCTGTGAGAGGGGATCCTACCAGCCACTCAGCGGCCAGCTGCACTGCCTGCCCTGCCGACAGGGCTCCTACAGCAA tgttacAGGTAGCAGTACATGCCAGTCCTGCCCAGCTGGATCCTTTGCTAACACCACAGGGTCAGAGACCTGCAGAAACTGCTCCGCAG GCTTTTACTCGTTGGGGCCAAATGCCACTTCCTGTGAGCCGTGTCCACAGGGAACGTTCTGCAA TTCCTCCAGGTGTCCCATGTGCCAGCTCTGCCCCGTGGGCACGGAGACCCTGCAGGCCGCCTCCAAAGAGTGCACGCCCTGTCGCCCAG GCATGCACAAGGCCGCCCGCCAAACCATGTGCCAAATCTGCACCAGCGGCTTCTACCAGATCCGCTGGGGGCAGGAGTCCTGCAACATCTGCCCCGAGAATCACTACTGCCCC AGTCCGGATGTGAACCCCATCCAGTGCCCCAACGATGCCTTCTGTCCCGAGGGCAGCATCGCCCCGGGGTACTGCATGGAGACCTTCTTCCGAAAGGCGGGGGAGAACTGTGAGCTGGCCCCCGTCACCATCGCCCTGCTGGTCATCGCAGGGGGAA ttCTGGTGCTGATGGcggtgctgctggtgctgcgGAGGAGGCGGGACTCGGACGGGGAGCTGTCGCTGTCGCGGGCGCCGCTGCTGCAGAAGGACCGCCCCCCCAGCCGCTTCTACGCCATGCCCGGCGAATCAGAGCCCGTCTACGCCGGCTGGTAA